A DNA window from Ornithinimicrobium humiphilum contains the following coding sequences:
- a CDS encoding TerC/Alx family metal homeostasis membrane protein, translating into MSIPSWVWIVTLVVVVVVFAFDLLVLGRRPHEPSRREVSIALGVYIAAAVLFGLGVWVFSGGQHAGEFFAGWLTEYSLSIDNLFIFLIIMAKFGVPRKYQQFALMVGIVMALVMRGIFILVGAAAINQWSWIFYIFGAFLIYTAVKLAKENIGHGEEDDEDFQENALLRAIEKRFPVTQSWDHGTRLRALENGKRVLTPMAIVVIALGTTDLLFALDSIPAIFGLTQEPYLVLMANVFALMGLRQLYFLLGDLLKRLVYLGLGLAVLLAFIGVKLILHALHENELPFINGGEHVPVWDIPIWFSLGAILVILGVTAIASLARTRGKRRAAARRGEPQD; encoded by the coding sequence ATGAGCATCCCCTCGTGGGTGTGGATCGTCACCCTCGTCGTCGTCGTCGTGGTCTTCGCGTTCGACCTCCTCGTCCTCGGGCGGCGCCCGCACGAGCCGTCGCGGCGGGAGGTCAGCATCGCGCTCGGCGTCTACATCGCGGCGGCCGTCCTCTTCGGCCTGGGCGTCTGGGTCTTCAGCGGAGGGCAGCACGCCGGTGAGTTCTTCGCGGGCTGGTTGACGGAGTACTCGCTGTCGATCGACAACCTCTTCATCTTCCTCATCATCATGGCCAAGTTCGGCGTGCCGAGGAAGTACCAGCAGTTCGCGCTGATGGTGGGGATCGTCATGGCGCTCGTCATGCGTGGCATCTTCATCCTCGTCGGCGCGGCGGCCATCAACCAGTGGTCGTGGATCTTCTACATCTTCGGTGCCTTCCTCATCTACACCGCGGTGAAGCTGGCCAAGGAGAACATCGGCCACGGCGAGGAGGACGACGAGGACTTCCAGGAGAACGCCCTGCTCCGGGCGATCGAGAAGCGCTTCCCCGTCACCCAGTCGTGGGACCACGGCACCAGGTTGCGGGCGCTCGAGAACGGCAAGCGGGTGCTCACCCCGATGGCCATCGTCGTCATCGCGCTGGGCACCACCGACCTGCTCTTCGCGCTCGACTCCATCCCCGCGATCTTCGGCCTGACCCAGGAGCCCTACCTGGTGCTGATGGCCAACGTCTTCGCGCTCATGGGTCTGCGCCAGCTCTACTTCCTGCTCGGCGACCTGCTCAAGCGCCTCGTCTACCTGGGCCTCGGCCTGGCCGTGCTGCTCGCCTTCATCGGGGTCAAGCTCATCCTCCACGCCCTGCACGAGAACGAGCTGCCGTTCATCAACGGCGGCGAGCACGTCCCGGTCTGGGACATTCCGATCTGGTTCTCGCTCGGCGCCATCCTGGTCATCCTCGGCGTCACCGCCATCGCCAGCCTGGCGCGGACCCGAGGCAAGCGCCGCGCCGCCGCCCGGCGGGGCGAGCCGCAGGACTGA
- the rpsA gene encoding 30S ribosomal protein S1, which translates to MTATTADKAISQIAVNDIGSEEELLAAIDATIKNFNDGDIVEGVIVKVDRDEVLLDIGYKTEGVIPSRELAIKHDVDPSEVVSVGDEVEALVLQKEDKEGRLILSKKRAQYERAWGSIERIKEEDGVVTGTVIEVVKGGLILDIGLRGFLPASLVEMRRVRDLQPYVGKQIEAKIIELDKNRNNVVLSRRAWLEQTQSEVRTTFLKELQKGQVRSGVVSSIVNFGAFVDLGGGVDGLVHVSELSWKHIDHPGEVVEVGDEVTVEVLDVDMDRERVSLSLKATLEDPWQTFARTHAIGQVVPGKVTKLVPFGAFVRVEDGIEGLVHISELAERHVELPEQIVTVGAEVFVKVIDIDLERRRISLSLKQANEAVAAEFDPTLYGMAAEYDEQGNYKYPEGFDPETNEWLEGYEAQREKWEKEYADAHARWEAHKAQVEAAATADAEAGVEVAPAAASYSSESDDEAAGTLASDEALAALREKLTGN; encoded by the coding sequence ATGACTGCCACCACGGCCGACAAGGCCATCTCCCAGATCGCTGTCAACGACATCGGGTCTGAGGAGGAGCTGCTCGCTGCGATCGACGCGACGATCAAGAACTTCAACGACGGCGACATCGTCGAGGGGGTCATCGTCAAGGTCGACCGCGACGAGGTCCTGCTCGACATCGGCTACAAGACCGAGGGTGTCATCCCCTCGCGCGAGCTGGCCATCAAGCACGACGTCGACCCGTCCGAGGTCGTCTCGGTCGGCGACGAGGTCGAGGCCCTGGTCCTCCAGAAGGAGGACAAGGAAGGCCGCCTGATCCTGTCCAAGAAGCGTGCGCAGTACGAGCGTGCCTGGGGCTCCATCGAGCGCATCAAGGAGGAGGATGGCGTCGTCACCGGCACCGTCATCGAGGTCGTCAAGGGTGGCCTCATCCTCGACATCGGCCTGCGCGGCTTCCTGCCCGCGTCCCTCGTCGAGATGCGCCGCGTCCGCGACCTGCAGCCCTACGTCGGCAAGCAGATCGAGGCCAAGATCATCGAGCTGGACAAGAACCGCAACAACGTGGTCCTGTCCCGCCGCGCCTGGCTCGAGCAGACCCAGTCCGAGGTCCGCACGACCTTCCTCAAGGAGCTGCAGAAGGGCCAGGTCCGCTCCGGTGTGGTCAGCAGCATCGTCAACTTCGGTGCGTTCGTCGACCTGGGTGGCGGCGTGGACGGTCTGGTCCACGTCTCCGAGCTGTCCTGGAAGCACATCGACCACCCGGGCGAGGTCGTCGAGGTGGGCGACGAGGTCACCGTCGAGGTGCTCGACGTCGACATGGACCGCGAGCGCGTCTCGCTGTCGCTGAAGGCCACCCTCGAGGACCCGTGGCAGACCTTCGCGCGCACCCACGCCATCGGCCAGGTCGTGCCCGGCAAGGTCACCAAGCTCGTCCCGTTCGGTGCGTTCGTGCGCGTCGAGGACGGCATCGAGGGCCTGGTCCACATCTCCGAGCTGGCCGAGCGCCACGTGGAGCTGCCGGAGCAGATCGTCACCGTCGGTGCCGAGGTCTTCGTCAAGGTCATCGACATCGACCTGGAGCGTCGCCGCATCTCGCTGTCCCTCAAGCAGGCCAACGAGGCCGTCGCGGCCGAGTTCGACCCGACCCTCTACGGCATGGCCGCGGAGTACGACGAGCAGGGCAACTACAAGTACCCCGAGGGCTTCGACCCCGAGACCAACGAGTGGCTCGAGGGCTACGAGGCCCAGCGCGAGAAGTGGGAGAAGGAGTACGCCGACGCCCACGCCCGCTGGGAGGCCCACAAGGCCCAGGTCGAGGCTGCTGCCACCGCCGACGCCGAGGCCGGCGTCGAGGTCGCCCCGGCCGCCGCGTCCTACTCCTCGGAGTCGGACGACGAGGCCGCCGGCACCCTGGCTTCCGACGAGGCGCTGGCCGCGCTGCGTGAGAAGCTGACCGGCAACTGA
- a CDS encoding EamA family transporter: MSGSVLASRRPGGAHPVVLVLLAVGSVQLGGALAATLLPLVGVFGSVALRLGLAALILVAVVRPRVRGRSRSDWAVVLLFALALTAMNLTFYGSLTRLPIGVAVTIEFLGPLALAAVLSRRARDLGAVAAALVGVVLISEALTTPWAELDLVGILLALAAGACWSAYIVLSRHTGARFAGLDGIALCMIIGAVLTLPVGLVTAGSALWTTEALARGLGIALLSSAIPYSLELMALRSLSAGTFGVMLSLEPAAAALAGLLVLGQVLSWVQVGGMALVVVASVLVLGRPTSRGGGTPNADPGDGGHLDSASAG, from the coding sequence GTGAGCGGCTCCGTCCTGGCGTCCCGTCGACCGGGCGGGGCGCACCCCGTCGTGCTCGTCCTGCTCGCCGTGGGATCGGTGCAGCTCGGCGGTGCCCTCGCGGCGACCCTCCTGCCGCTGGTCGGCGTGTTCGGCTCCGTGGCGCTGCGCCTGGGGCTGGCCGCGCTGATCCTCGTGGCGGTCGTGCGGCCGCGGGTCCGGGGCCGCAGCCGCTCCGACTGGGCCGTGGTGCTGCTCTTCGCGCTGGCCCTCACCGCGATGAACCTGACGTTCTACGGCAGCCTGACCCGGCTCCCCATCGGGGTCGCGGTGACGATCGAGTTCCTCGGCCCCCTGGCCCTGGCGGCCGTCCTGTCCCGACGAGCGCGTGACCTGGGCGCCGTCGCCGCTGCGCTCGTGGGCGTGGTGCTCATCTCGGAGGCGCTGACCACCCCCTGGGCCGAGCTCGACCTGGTGGGCATCCTGCTGGCCCTGGCCGCGGGCGCGTGCTGGTCGGCCTACATCGTCCTCAGCCGGCACACCGGGGCGCGCTTCGCCGGCCTGGACGGCATCGCGCTGTGCATGATCATCGGGGCGGTCCTGACCCTGCCCGTGGGCCTGGTCACCGCGGGCTCGGCGCTCTGGACCACGGAGGCCCTGGCCCGGGGTCTGGGCATCGCCCTGCTCTCCTCGGCCATCCCCTACAGCCTGGAGCTCATGGCGCTCCGGAGCCTGTCGGCCGGCACCTTCGGCGTGATGCTCAGCCTGGAGCCCGCCGCAGCCGCGCTGGCCGGCCTGCTCGTGCTCGGTCAGGTGCTCTCGTGGGTCCAGGTCGGGGGTATGGCGTTGGTCGTCGTCGCGAGCGTGCTGGTCCTCGGGCGGCCCACCAGCCGCGGGGGCGGCACCCCCAACGCCGACCCCGGCGACGGCGGGCACCTCGACAGCGCGTCGGCCGGCTGA
- the pepN gene encoding aminopeptidase N produces MALTLDDARGRARIVRDVSYDLFLDLREEDTFLARSTVRFAAEPGSGTFLDLQHASEVRVELNGRQLPEEVHAGDRVALPGLEADNLAVVEARLPYVTDGDGMNRFVDPADGAVYLGCYGGMDVARRVFACFDQPDLKAPFTLTVAAPEGAVVISNGRCDEPDAEGTWSFPATPPVATYLVAVCVGPFASRTWESGGQRFGWHCRASLAADLDRDLPQLRLVTEAAFAYYAERFTEPYAFSDYDQVFVPGHNWGAMETPGVVTFRDELLPPGVTDPALARRRAMTIAHEMAHMWFGDLVTFRWWEDTWLNESFADYMGFLVGGVALPGENALAEFDISRKAGGYAADARPTSHPVAPLPEDVPDVDAAFKNFDPISYAKGNSCLRQLAFWLGEETFFRGVDRHLSRHRFGTATLEDLVGALQEETDRDVTGWAEAWLRTTGHDTLRVVRCEGPDGGTVLRREGSRPHRVRVTGYDRSGSDGLDRAWEEVVDLADADVPLPDAELVVPNSTGDTFARVDLDERSRTAVADLLRAVPDEHPRILLWATLLDEAARALLPADELVALVEQHLPGERATVVLEHVLTRSAGLVRGRALPAEVPVLLERLSQVALHLLHRADTPDPVVQTAVSVVVSSTTDPGLLRAWLREGGPRGALTPTQRWDALVRLSTLGEDTAPLVETELAADSSSSARLAALSAAAAVPDVAAKADALDRLVAEGTSNREIVALARGLWSAEQRDLVDPLVPTFLEQAPAVARRGQALGLVVGRATPGFRWRAEHLAALEAVLDAGDLPPVLARTWADVLHDQRQADGTAG; encoded by the coding sequence ATGGCCCTCACCCTCGACGACGCCCGAGGCCGCGCGCGCATCGTGCGCGACGTGTCCTACGACCTCTTCCTCGACCTGAGGGAGGAGGACACCTTCCTCGCCCGGAGCACGGTCCGCTTCGCGGCGGAGCCCGGGAGCGGGACCTTCCTCGACCTCCAGCACGCCTCCGAGGTGCGCGTGGAGCTCAACGGCCGCCAGCTGCCGGAGGAGGTGCACGCGGGGGACCGCGTCGCGCTCCCGGGCCTCGAGGCCGACAACCTCGCCGTCGTCGAGGCCCGCCTGCCCTACGTCACCGACGGCGACGGCATGAACCGCTTCGTCGATCCGGCGGACGGCGCGGTCTACCTCGGCTGCTACGGCGGCATGGACGTCGCACGGCGGGTCTTCGCCTGCTTCGACCAGCCCGACCTCAAGGCGCCCTTCACCCTGACCGTGGCCGCTCCCGAGGGCGCGGTCGTGATCTCCAACGGCCGGTGCGACGAGCCGGACGCCGAGGGCACCTGGAGCTTCCCGGCCACGCCGCCCGTCGCGACCTACCTCGTCGCGGTCTGCGTCGGCCCGTTCGCCTCCCGCACCTGGGAGTCGGGGGGCCAGCGGTTCGGCTGGCACTGCCGCGCCTCGCTCGCGGCCGACCTCGACCGTGACCTGCCGCAGCTGCGGCTGGTCACCGAGGCCGCCTTCGCCTACTACGCGGAGCGCTTCACCGAGCCCTACGCCTTCTCCGACTACGACCAGGTCTTCGTCCCGGGGCACAACTGGGGTGCCATGGAGACGCCGGGCGTGGTGACCTTCCGTGACGAGCTGCTGCCGCCCGGGGTGACCGACCCCGCCCTGGCCCGCCGTCGCGCGATGACGATCGCGCACGAGATGGCCCACATGTGGTTCGGCGATCTCGTGACCTTCCGCTGGTGGGAGGACACCTGGCTCAACGAGTCCTTCGCCGACTACATGGGCTTCCTGGTCGGCGGTGTCGCGCTGCCGGGGGAGAACGCGCTGGCGGAGTTCGACATCTCCCGCAAGGCCGGCGGCTACGCGGCCGACGCCCGTCCCACCTCGCACCCGGTCGCCCCGCTGCCGGAGGACGTGCCGGACGTGGACGCGGCGTTCAAGAACTTCGACCCCATCTCCTACGCCAAGGGCAACTCGTGCCTGCGCCAACTGGCCTTCTGGCTGGGGGAGGAGACCTTCTTCCGCGGCGTCGACCGTCACCTCTCGCGCCACCGCTTCGGGACCGCGACGCTGGAGGACCTCGTCGGCGCCCTCCAGGAGGAGACCGACCGCGACGTCACCGGCTGGGCCGAGGCATGGCTGCGCACCACCGGCCACGACACGCTCCGGGTCGTGCGCTGCGAGGGCCCCGACGGTGGCACCGTGCTGCGCCGCGAGGGCAGCCGGCCCCACCGCGTCCGGGTCACGGGCTACGACCGGTCCGGCTCCGACGGGCTGGACCGGGCCTGGGAGGAGGTCGTCGACCTCGCGGACGCCGACGTCCCGCTCCCGGACGCCGAGCTCGTGGTGCCGAACAGCACAGGTGACACCTTCGCCCGCGTGGACCTCGACGAGCGGTCCCGGACGGCGGTCGCCGACCTGCTGCGGGCCGTCCCCGACGAGCACCCCCGCATCCTGCTGTGGGCGACCCTCCTCGACGAGGCGGCCCGCGCCCTGCTCCCCGCCGACGAGCTGGTCGCGCTCGTCGAGCAGCACCTGCCGGGGGAGCGGGCCACCGTCGTGCTCGAGCACGTCCTCACCCGGTCCGCCGGCCTCGTGAGGGGGCGCGCGCTCCCGGCCGAGGTGCCCGTCCTGCTCGAGCGGCTCAGCCAGGTCGCCCTCCACCTCCTCCACCGGGCCGACACCCCGGATCCCGTGGTCCAGACGGCCGTCTCCGTCGTCGTCTCGAGCACGACCGACCCCGGGCTGCTGCGGGCCTGGCTCCGGGAGGGCGGCCCACGCGGCGCGCTGACCCCGACGCAGCGCTGGGACGCCCTGGTGCGCCTCTCGACGCTCGGGGAGGACACCGCCCCGCTCGTCGAGACCGAGCTCGCCGCCGACTCCTCCAGCAGCGCCCGCCTCGCCGCCCTGTCGGCCGCAGCCGCGGTGCCGGACGTCGCGGCCAAGGCGGACGCGCTCGACCGGCTCGTCGCCGAGGGCACCTCCAACCGCGAGATCGTCGCGCTGGCGCGCGGGCTCTGGTCGGCCGAGCAGCGTGACCTCGTCGACCCGTTGGTCCCGACGTTCCTGGAGCAGGCCCCGGCCGTCGCGCGTCGCGGCCAGGCCCTCGGCCTCGTCGTCGGGCGGGCCACCCCCGGGTTCCGCTGGCGCGCGGAGCACCTGGCGGCCCTCGAGGCGGTCCTCGACGCCGGCGACCTGCCGCCCGTCCTGGCGCGCACCTGGGCCGACGTCCTGCACGACCAGCGGCAGGCGGACGGGACGGCCGGCTGA
- the uvrB gene encoding excinuclease ABC subunit UvrB, with amino-acid sequence MRPTTDLQRTVNPFRVVSEFQPSGDQPRAIADLAERIKRGEQDVVLLGATGTGKSATTAWLVEQVQRPTLVMAPNKTLAAQLANEFRELLPHNAVEYFVSYYDYYQPEAYVPQTDTYIEKDSSINDEVERLRHSATNSLLTRRDVVVVASVSCIYGLGTPQEYVDQMVRLTVGQTIERDELLRQFVRMQYTRNDMAFSRGTFRVRGDTVEIIPQYEELAVRVEFFGDEIESIYTLHPLTGEVVRQEQEMYVFPASHYVAGPERMERAISRIEAELEQQLAKFEREGKMLEAQRLRMRTTYDIEMMRQVGSCSGIENYSSHIDGRGPGTAPNCLLDYFPEDFLLVIDESHVTVPQIGAMYEGDMSRKRTLVEHGFRLPSAMDNRPLKWEEFLERIGQTVYLSATPGDYEMAKADGVVEQIIRPTGLVDPEVVLKPTKGQIDDLLHEIGERTARDERVLVTTLTKKMAEDLTDYLLDKGVRVRYLHSEVDTLRRVELLRELRLGEYDVLVGINLLREGLDLPEVSLVSILDADKEGFLRSARSLIQTIGRAARNVSGQVHMYADTVTPSMQEAIEETNRRREKQLAYNAEHGIDPTPLRKKIADITDMLEREDADTETLMGSGRRQSRGTGRGRGAAASVGTSVLDRRSTDQLPATELAQLIHELTEQMHQAATDLHFELAARLRDEIGDLKRELRQMREATG; translated from the coding sequence ATGAGACCCACGACCGACCTCCAGCGCACGGTCAACCCCTTCCGCGTCGTCTCGGAGTTCCAGCCCAGCGGTGACCAGCCGCGGGCCATCGCCGACCTCGCCGAGCGCATCAAGCGGGGCGAGCAGGACGTGGTCCTCCTGGGCGCGACCGGCACCGGCAAGTCGGCCACGACCGCCTGGCTCGTCGAGCAGGTGCAGCGACCCACCCTCGTCATGGCACCCAACAAGACGCTCGCGGCCCAGCTCGCCAACGAGTTCCGCGAGCTGCTCCCGCACAACGCGGTCGAGTACTTCGTCTCCTACTACGACTACTACCAGCCCGAGGCCTACGTCCCCCAGACGGACACCTACATCGAGAAGGACTCCTCGATCAACGACGAGGTGGAGCGATTGCGCCACTCGGCGACCAACAGCCTGCTCACCCGCCGCGACGTCGTCGTCGTGGCCTCGGTGTCCTGCATCTACGGCCTGGGCACCCCGCAGGAGTACGTCGACCAGATGGTGCGTCTCACGGTGGGCCAGACCATCGAGCGCGACGAGCTGCTGCGCCAGTTCGTGCGTATGCAGTACACCCGCAACGACATGGCCTTCTCCCGCGGCACCTTCCGCGTCCGCGGCGACACCGTCGAGATCATCCCGCAGTACGAAGAGCTCGCGGTCCGGGTCGAGTTCTTCGGCGACGAGATCGAGAGCATCTACACGCTGCACCCGCTCACGGGCGAGGTCGTGCGCCAGGAGCAGGAGATGTACGTCTTCCCGGCCTCGCACTACGTCGCCGGTCCGGAGCGGATGGAGCGGGCCATCAGCCGCATCGAGGCCGAGCTCGAGCAGCAGCTGGCGAAGTTCGAGCGCGAGGGCAAGATGCTGGAGGCCCAGCGGCTGCGCATGCGCACCACCTACGACATCGAGATGATGCGCCAGGTGGGGTCCTGCTCCGGCATCGAGAACTACTCCTCGCACATCGACGGCCGCGGGCCCGGGACCGCCCCCAACTGCCTCCTCGACTACTTCCCGGAGGACTTCCTCCTCGTCATCGACGAGTCGCACGTGACCGTGCCGCAGATCGGCGCGATGTACGAAGGCGACATGTCGCGCAAGCGGACCCTCGTCGAGCACGGCTTCCGGCTGCCCAGCGCGATGGACAACCGGCCCCTGAAGTGGGAGGAGTTCCTCGAGCGCATCGGCCAGACCGTCTACCTCTCCGCGACGCCGGGGGACTACGAGATGGCCAAGGCCGACGGGGTCGTCGAGCAGATCATCCGCCCGACCGGCCTGGTGGACCCCGAGGTGGTGCTCAAGCCCACCAAGGGCCAGATCGACGACCTGCTGCACGAGATCGGCGAGCGGACGGCCCGTGACGAGCGCGTCCTGGTCACCACGCTGACCAAGAAGATGGCCGAGGACCTCACCGACTACCTGCTCGACAAGGGGGTCCGGGTGCGCTACCTGCACTCCGAGGTCGACACCCTGCGCCGTGTCGAGCTGCTGCGCGAGCTGCGGCTCGGCGAATACGACGTCCTGGTCGGCATCAACCTGCTCCGTGAGGGTCTCGACCTGCCCGAGGTGTCGCTCGTGAGCATCCTCGACGCCGACAAGGAGGGCTTCCTCCGGTCGGCACGCTCGTTGATCCAGACCATCGGGCGCGCGGCCCGCAACGTCTCGGGCCAGGTGCACATGTATGCCGACACGGTCACCCCGTCGATGCAGGAGGCCATCGAGGAGACCAACCGGCGCCGCGAGAAGCAGCTCGCCTACAACGCCGAGCACGGCATCGACCCCACGCCGCTGCGCAAGAAGATCGCCGACATCACCGACATGCTCGAGCGGGAGGACGCCGACACCGAGACCCTCATGGGCAGCGGGCGTCGCCAGTCGCGCGGCACCGGCCGGGGCCGCGGGGCCGCCGCGTCGGTCGGCACCTCGGTGCTCGACCGCCGCTCGACCGACCAGCTGCCGGCGACCGAGCTCGCCCAGCTCATCCACGAGCTGACCGAGCAGATGCACCAGGCGGCGACGGACCTCCACTTCGAGCTCGCGGCGCGCCTGCGCGACGAGATCGGCGACCTCAAGCGGGAGCTGCGGCAGATGCGCGAGGCCACCGGCTAG